A single Perognathus longimembris pacificus isolate PPM17 chromosome 17, ASM2315922v1, whole genome shotgun sequence DNA region contains:
- the Rpl26 gene encoding 60S ribosomal protein L26, which yields MKFNPFVTSDRSKNRKRHFNAPSHIRRKIMSSPLSKELRQKYNVRSMPIRKDDEVQVVRGHYKGQQIGKVVQVYRKKYVIYIERVQREKANGTTVHVGIHPSKVVITRLKLDKDRKKILERKAKSRQVGKEKGKYKEETIEKMQE from the exons ATGAAGTTCAATCCCTTTGTCACTTCTGACCGAAGCAAGAACCGGAAAAGGCATTTCAATGCACCTTCCCACATTCGCAGGAAGATTAtgtcttctcctctttccaaaGAGCTGAGACAGAAGTACAATGTGCGGTCTATGCCCATCCGAAAGGATGATGAAGTGCAG GTTGTACGGGGACACTATAAAGGTCAGCAGATTGGCAAAGTGGTCCAGGTTTACAGGAAGAAGTATGTCATCTACATTGAACGGGTACAGCGGGAAAAGGCCAATGGCACCACTGTCCATGTGGGCATTCACCCCAGCAAG GTGGTTATCACCAGGCTGAAACTGGACAAAGACCGCAAAAAGATCCTGGAACGGAAAGCCAAGTCCCGCcaagtaggaaaggaaaagggcaaATATAAGGAAGAAACAATTGAAAAGATGCAGGAATGA
- the Rnf222 gene encoding RING finger protein 222 has protein sequence MSEGESKDSSGSECPVCYEKFRDLEGASRTLSCGHVFCHDCLVKYLLSTRVDGQVQRTIVCPICRYVTFLSKKSSRWPSMLDRSSQTLAVPVGLPSSPDRGTPTSPLAISQPVWRSSSSHGVQLPLDPLPSLPRESQIFIISRHGMPLGEQDSVLPRRSLAELSEVSPAPSSTRSFCCRSRALLLITLIAVVAVVAAILPWVLLVRKQA, from the coding sequence ATGTCAGAAGGAGAGAGCAAGGACAGTTCGGGCAGCGAGTGTCCTGTATGCTATGAGAAGTTCCGAGACCTGGAGGGGGCCAGCCGGACCCTGAGCTGTGGCCATGTGTTCTGCCATGACTGCTTGGTCAAGTACCTGCTGTCCAcccgggtggatgggcaggtccAGAGGACCATTGTCTGCCCCATCTGTCGCTACGTCACCTTCCTCAGCAAGAAGAGCTCCCGCTGGCCTTCCATGCTGGACAGGAGCTCACAGACCCTGGCCGTGCCCGTTGGCCTGCCATCCTCGCCGGACCGTGGGACCCCCACAAGCCCCCTGGCCATCTCTCAGCCAGTCTGGAGATCGTCCTCAAGCCATGGTGTCCAGCTCCCCTTGGACCCGCTGCCCAGCCTGCCCCGGGAGTCGCAGATCTTCATCATCAGTCGCCACGGGATGCCCCTGGGCGAGCAGGACAGTGTGCTGCCCCGGCGCAGCCTGGCCGAGCTCTCCGAGGTGTCCCCAGCGCCCAGCTCCACCCGCTCCTTCTGCTGCCGGTCCCGGGCCCTGCTGCTCATCACCCTCATCGCTGTGGTGGCTGTGGTGGCCGCCATCCTGCCCTGGGTGCTGCTGGTGAGgaagcaggcatga